GTCAGCTGGATAGTTAATGATGTCTTGACTAGCCTCTTCTGAGACATCCCCAGGTTGTCGGTGGCCTCACCTCTGTCTTATTTCCTTAAGATTCCACTCTACCCCAAGGTTCCCTTAAGAATGTActaaaaaggggccagccctgtggccgggtagttaagttcgcatgctctgcttcggaggcccaaggttttccggtttggatcctgggcacagacatggcaccactcatcaagctgtgctaaggtggcatcccacgtgccacaactagaaggacccacaacgaaaatatacaattacgtactggggggctttggggagaaaaaggaaaaatctttaaaaaaaaagaatgcaataaaaattctgtattttatgatgcttCGTAGTTCAGTTCTTAATAGCTTTTTGCTTCTAGAGCTCCACTGTAGGTTTGTAGTCTTCATTAGACAGCTGTGCCCTTGCGAGAGGCTGAAAGCCTGAGCGGCACTTTGCAAAAACTAGTATTGAAGCACGAAAGAGAGCCGTCTGGAATTCGGGACCTGACGGTTCCAGTTTGATTTGGAGAATTGGGCCTGGAATAcaatgggaaaaaaggaagagcacCACAAGGCAGAAGTGTTCACTGACTAGCCCTTCTTCCTGTATATATGTGAGAAGGCAAAGAAGTGTGTAATAGCACTTTAGAAAATGTTGGTGAAAGTGgcgtagttttgttttttaatgaatccCCTAAAAAAAATCCCTCAGATCTGAAAATTTTAGTTTATCTGAAGTAACTTCTCTCCACCACCCTTGAGTTCTAGGGAAAGtatcagaaatggacaaatttagGAGGGAGCTAGGAAAGGAAGCTAGCTGTTTTTCATGCTTTAATCAATGATATATGATGTTCATCATCTGTTGCAAataaactagaaatttaaaactgAGAACTAGGCAAGCATGTTGTCTAGCTTTCTTCGTTTCTATCCCTCACTTAAGAGTAAGAGTCTGTAGGCTGCTTCAGTCCCCACTGTCATTGTCAGGGCATTGTTCTCTTTTAATACTGCTCTTTAACTCTGCCACCTTCTCTCCATACTCATTGCTGTTGGTTTCTGCCAGGCTCCAAGACACTCTCCCATCTGTCGTGTTCCTTTCCAGTCTGAGCTGCAGAAATCACATGCGAGTTCGTTTGTTTATTTAACAGATACTTATTGAGCCTTTTCTGTGCCTGCCACTACTTTAGGTACTGGACTATTGCACCAAAGTCCCTACCCTCTAGAAATGACATGTGAGTGAGGAAGACAGTAAATAACAgtgtatgtaatatataaagCAAGCAGAATGAGGGGAGAGAAGAACAAGTTATAGCTATTTTTACTCCAGCTGCCTACAAGCATAGCTCCACTTTGAATCTTATCCAGAATGCCTCCCTTTCTAATAAATTATGTTTCCTCTCATCCCTCTCGTGTCCTTTGACCTATCCAGCTCTGCTTGACCTCATCTGTAATTGCATTATGATCTGCAGTCCACCAGAAGCACCTTATTTTCAGTCCCCTTGCCTTCCAGTTTGACttatttttctccccctcttGAATTCAGTCACCAGCCATTTCACCTATGCTCTCGTGAGTATCCTTGCTGATCTTCATTTATGGAATGGctactgtgtcaggcactgtgctcctagggccttttctttaaaatttctcttcctgACTCTTAAGGTCTCTCCCattctctatatttatatatgcagTTGCCAGAACAGTGGTTATTCCCCCAACTGTGAAACTTTCATTAGCTTATTGTGTCATGAAAATGTCCTCCAAACACTGGAAGATTGGTGTTTGGGGCCTTCTGAGATGCATACTATCTTTGTTTCTCACTTCCCTTCATAAGCTTTTACTGCATTCAAAGTAGATTCTTTCGTTATCCTCTTATGCTTTTTCATCTCAGTTCTGTCTAGAATTTCTTCCTGTCCAAATTCTACGGAATTTTCAAGACCCAGCTAAAACACCATCTTCATAAAGCCTGCTTTTTGCAACTTCCATCCTGGTTTGTTCCCTCAATGATCTTACACCCTGAACTGACATACATATTCTGCTGTACCTATTCCCGTTAATTCATGGATCCCTTAGGGGCACAGATGGGCAATGTTACTTGAGTCCTACAGTTTAGAAAGTGAAATGAGTCATTGGAGACTTAGCATCTCAAAAGGGTACTTAGCCTTTGATATAGAAGATGCATATCTCACTTACAAAGGGCTTAGTGGCTTCATGATTGAAAGACTTGAGTTATTTGGGGTCCTTGTGGCTTGAAAAAAGTCACAAACTGacatttaaaactggaaaaacattAATGATTTGGTGAAAATTCTTTTAATCATCGATAGGTCTGTTAagtgaattttttcaaatttacttctctttttcttaggtAATACGAGGAAATAGTATCATCATGTTAGAAGCCTTGGAACGAGTATAAACGAAGGCTGTGTTCCCCAGAGAAATCAGCTCCTTCCACATGTCCCTGCTCCACAGCACCTGTTTTACTCCAACATAAAAATTGGGTCATGTACATTTTCGTATTgaacttttttgttaaataaacttTTGTAATAGGCAAAAATGCTTTCTCAGATGTTCTGAGcatagaaaatagaatattagcccttattctaattttttctaaCATGAACTTATTCCTGCGAGTCTGATTAAATGTGAAACATGGCAAGGATgccttttttccatcttttaacaATAAACAGAGATAAAACACCTGGAAACCTGAGTGGGTTTCTCCTGAAAGAGTAACTGCAATTTTCATAACTTTGATGTACTCTGTTCTTAGTACATCTACATTCCAAGTATAGTACAAGACAAGTAAAACACAGGAAGTAATGATGTAGTTGTTTATTTTGAACgttaagtgggaaaaaatttttgaataccACAGTAGAAATAGAGTTCCAGAGAAAAACATTCCAGTGTATTGTGATTCTTTGTGGAGTACAGAAGGTAGTGATAATGCTGCCTGTAACATACTCATCTTGCTCATAAATTTTACGGTGCACAAACTCAGATGAGAGATATTTTACAGATGGTTGTATCATAAACCTAACCTTAAGAAacttacaggggctggcccagtggtgcagcagttaagcccagggtccaccagttcagatcctgggtgcggacctacacaccatttgtcaagccatgctgtggcaggcatcccacgtataaagtagaggaagatgggcacagatcttagctcagagctaatctttctcaaaaaaaaaaagaaatttaccaaGCAAATACTTAGGCCTGTTCTTTTTGTGATCTGGTTTTTGTGATTATAGGTAAAAAGCATACAAATCATCAATCACTTTAATAAAACTGTAGAAAATGGGGTATACTGCTCGTGGGTATGTGAGGTACTTGTATAAAACAGAACACACTGGATGACTTATAGGCATCTCTAAAATGGTATTtcctatttatagaaaatatggcaaaagaaCAGTTAGAGGGATAAAACCAACTTAATCACAATAAGCAGAATTGATATGActtcctatatatttttattcttccattcttCATCTCTAAAGAAATCTTCGCTGATGTTTACAGGCTTGCATTTTgtgcagccacacacagctgaatTATAAGACTGGTTCTCTAATTGTGGTTCCTAGCCCaggagcatcacctgggaacttaatAGAAATGCACATTTTTGTATACCACTCCAAACCTATTGAAACAAATTCTGAGGGTGAGGCCCAGCCAGCCCTTGGTGATTGTGATACATACCCAAGCTGGAGAACCACTGGAATAGAGCTAGCTTTGTTAGCCCCTGCATAATTTTTACCAGTGTCTCCTACAAAAAGATGAGTAGAGTGGTCTCCTGGACCAGGAAACAGGCTCTGATAGTATTTTTCTTCCAACAAAAAATTACCCTTTAATACTGTAATTGCAAACAATCTAATATGCTAGATATATTGATAACCTGTTTTGCTCTTTAAGGAAGCAATTTCAGATACCCTGTTGGAAAACTTaatcagtgtagttttgatgtaACAGCaacattttaaattgatattcttataagtaaaatatatatccCATTGCTAAACAAAGTCTACAagtgatagaaaataaattatttcattagtaTTTACCAATCTTTAACATACACATAACACAGTATGACATTCTCTGTATTGTCTtcattaaaaccacaaaaggaaaaaaacttgaaTGCGTCTTAGGCTtgttaagaataaaattagaaaaaagctCACGCTttgacaaacaaaatttaatCCCTGCCTTTACATCAACTCTATCTTGGCAGTTTTATCAGCATATTAATATACACAATTGTAGTAGAGAAGAAATCATTTTAACTAAGAATCAATGTTCTCTTAGACCATTTTGCTAAAGTAGTTACTGCCATAATCTGgtaaaggacttttttttttttttaacaggacaCGTTAACTTGGTTGCAGTTACTTTTAGAATTCACAAGTATAAGAACAGTCATTCATGATCGTTGCACAGTGGATGTAGAACTGGTTCTCAAGtttggctgcatattagaatcattCAGCAAGCTTTAAAGTCCTATAGGTGATTCCAACTTGCAGCCAAATTTGAGAACTATGACCTTAAAAGATTTCAGCAATGAATTTCTCACCCAAAATGCTACAGTAGCTTTAGAAGCATTCAGGAGTTTGGGCATATGCTGGATTTGATCAAGCGTAGTGTCATTCTGAATATCCTACTCTATTGTCAAGTGCTCTGGAGTAAACAAAGTTGCCTCTGCTATTAGACTGTCGATGCTTCTTACTATGAAGATTACTACTTGAGTTCTCATTGAGAGAAATCATTCTTTGCAAAATGGATCTGCTTTAATAACGGATTGGGTTTCTTGGGACTTTAAAGGCACTGAAAACCCTTTGAACACATCTTAAACCCCCACATCAGCAATTCTCAACATTAGGAACTTTAAAAAGCTACAATGCTGAGGTCCTCTCCTCCATCCAATAAATCAGAATCTTTGTGAGGATCTACCAGTATTTGTGAAAGCTTCATAAGTGAGGATTTGATGATAGAATGCCAATTCTTTAAATCAATAGCCTGgcttttcattttacttgagattttttaTGACATCTTAAGGTTATACCACTAAAACTTCGAAATGTCACCCCTAATAAAACTGAAACAGAATCCAAAGAACATTCTGAAAGTCAAGGCTTCAGGCATGGCAGATTTACTTGGAAAAGGTATCAATTACTAAAGCCAGGCATAACACACCAGCTTCCATAATAGTTTTCACTATCTGAAGATCACATCCAGCCATGAACTGCAAATGAACTAGTCCCCAACTAAAAGATAACGTCTTTAAATTCTTCCTCAAGTGCTCAGCTTAAAATCCTCTAAAGTCTTGTTTAAAAtccagggccccacccccagatcCACTGATTAACCAGAGAAGCAAGAGAATCTCTTACGATTAACAAACTCCACATGATTCTTAAGATCAGACAAGTTTGGGAAACAATCTTGATGGATATTAAAAGAAGAGTTAAGAAATTTTGGAGATGGCATAAATGCATTATACTTTCCGACTTAATTAGAACTTTGTATTTTCTCTTGATTCTCTGGGATGACTTCAGTTAAACAATGATAATGGCAAAACATCTGCTTCAAAATCATCTCAGATTGTATTCTTTTTTGCCAATAATATTCCATTCGGAAccaaggcgggggtgggggggagtgaCAATGTTATTTCATAGTTCAGTTTTCAGTTTCTCGTATAAGTCCTCTTGGTCAATCATGTGTGCGTGCTCGTTCCAGCGGTGATAGGCAAGGAGAGCGGCATTGTGGGCTGCAATGGCACTCATCTCCATGGCACTTGCTGCAAACTCTATGCCATTGAGGTAATACAGTCGATCGTGGAGGACGATGGGGGGGCATTTCTCCGGAGGCTTATAGTGAGGATATGCCAGCCACGGCTGCTTCACAGCATAATCGTAGGACaaaaagagctttaaaatttgttctttagTAAGAATTTCTTGGGAAAAGATCTTCCAAACATATGTCCCACCTTTTGATGGTTGAGGATTATTTTCTCTTACTGAGGACACAATCCCAATGCTGTTAATGAACAAATCTGAACTATCAGTGGTTAAGATTGTACTGAGATCAAACTCATCTAAGTGTCTAGAGGTAAAAATTGTTGAATTCAATTGCCCCTTAATTAAAGTTGTCACTATATGTTGGTAATATTGATGGAATTCCTCAATTGGAGGATCAAAGTTGAGAAAAGTTATATTGGACATTTTTCGATTCAAGGGAGTAGCCACCAAGACGATGTCATAGAAGTCTGAACGGGTCTCAGATCCAGTTTGGTAGACCACTTCATACATCTTTGTGGGATTTCCTAGAGGAAATAAGGAAGCATACATTTCTTTAGTGTTTctaatatactatattttataccctctaaaaataattttataccttCTTAACAGTTTATAATTCTACGGAATTAAAGAAGTTTTATTCCTTTGGGACAGATAACTGTCCCAAATTGAAGCAATTTCCTACTGGGAAAGGAAATCACACCTTGTCAACAAGtataaaatatggaatttttaCTTTCGAGGATGAGATTATTTTTCAAATCCAAAGTGTCACGCCACTGTACTTGAGCACATCTGGGAATAGTTCTACAGGGCACGacatatacaatttaaaattccatCATTTGGAACTGAGTGAGAGATGGCAGAAGAGAGGTTTCTCTGCCTGAGCGATTATTTCCTACAGGGGAAATTAGGAACAATAAAATAGAAGTTCAAACTCACCCATCTGCTTGGTTCTTGTTTTCTCCTCTATGTACATTACTGAGCCATGTATAAGGTTGCCTTTGGAAGCCTCAAGGAGCCGTGAGCAAACAAGTTTATTACCACCTTCTACTGCCCAAAGGCCAGAATCAGCACAGGACATTGACACTGCCCCTGTTGGCAGGAgggaaaaatgtgttttaattctgACTCTCTAAGACGCCCTCTACCCACACTCCCTTTCCATTTAGGTGAGTTCTGCTccaaatgtctccagatattgccaaatggcCACTGGGGGCACAATCTCCCCTAAGTGAGAACCATTCAACTAACAAAAGCTAAGGACCCTCTCCCTGTAAAAATGCACATCTACATATCCGCAATTTTGCAAAGAATGTCTGAGGTGGCACAGAGAAAGGGAGTCTTCTCCAACTCAAGGCCTAAAGTCAGGAGCCACCATAGCATCAGGTAAGCCCCTCTGTGAACTAGTGTCTATACCTATTCCCAGCCTTGGCTTACCCACAAAACCATTGATGTTCATGCTTTGGCCAAAATTGACCCTCATGACAGGAGCAACCATTTCATTCAGGAATTTCTCAGAGAAGCCTGCTTTCTGCAAGGTTTCAAGAAGTGTTCGGTTAAGCATTCCAAGGAATTCGTCCCCTCCTAGAGAATGTAGTAACTTCTCAACACTACTGAAGGCATAGTCATGAGATTGGTAGCGGTAGATCCttttgaaaggagagaaatgaccattaaaaatcaaacaagataGGGGCAAGGGCATGCATAAAGAAGGGAAATAGCATCATAAGACTCAAACTGACTTTTATGTTACTTTCTGACGAGTTCCTGCCTATCGCATGTCACCGTCTCCCCCTGGAACCCTGGAAGCCCTaggccctccctctccctccacctcctctggAAGTCCACTGTCCTTTGTATACACTCTTCTGCATTAATATGGTCACTGGGAGCACCTTTAAAGAAGTGGGTATGTCTTGTTCTCattatgtttttatcttccaGCAGCacttaaacatgtttaaaattaaactttatcgttCCACCAGGCTTGATCCTCTCCATCCATCCCCCCATCCCAACCAAAAATAACAGGTCATTCCTAATATCCTACacatcatcctcagttcatttaGTTTCAAATTTCAACATTAtcacttctcttttctgctttaccCACACAAGAAGGAAACCTTATCACTCTTTCTAACATCTCTCTTGTTACTTCATTCTCATTTCCCTGATCTTAAGTCAGGATTTATATTCAAACCACTAAAATGAATAACTGATCTACCTGcttccagtttcttttctttgaaacataTATGAATCTCCCAGAAGCCCTAAAAAGCCTCTTATTTTGTCATTCATCCACTTACTCCAAAAACATCTTGCTTAGTGATGCTTACTAAAgtcctgacatttaaaaaaaagagagagagagacatggatTTTACAGCCAAACTCATCAAGTCTAACTCTTTTGCTCTAATTgcagataaaaaaaaacaaaggaaaagtaaaagaactTGTCTAAAAGTCACATACAAGCAGAAGGCTCAAGTACCACTTGTCCCCTCTGCCctcaaccacacacacactcatacccTCGCGAGTACACCTGACCCATTCACTGGTCTCTGAAGATGCTCTGCATAATGCTCCCCAACACTGCACTAGCTCTTCCCTCCAACTGGGAGACACTTCCCGTTCCTAACCACAGAACGGTGACAGCTCCTCCAGAGCCTGAAGCCCACCTCCTCTGCAAAGTCTTCCCCAACTTCCCAGTCCACAGTGACGTTGTCACCTCCAACAGTCCCATACAACTTAGCACCCATACCACTCATTCAGCACTTGATAGtactttgtattatttaatttttagaaaatatcacTTGACATTTCTCTGCACTTTATGGACTTAAAAGAACATCcacacatggggctggcccagtggcgcagtggtcaagtgcgcatgttcctcttcggtggccctgggtttgctggtttggatcccggatgcagacatggcactgcttggcacgccatgctgtggcaggcgtcccacatataaagtagaggaagacaggcatggatgttagctcagggccagtctccctcagcaaaaagaggaggattagcagcagttagctcagggctaatcttcctcaaaggaggaaaaaaaaatccacataaatTAGTAATGCAGTAATTCGATGCATAATTTTTCAGGTCGCAAGTgatacaaaaatgagaaagacatgGTTCCCTTCCTGGAGCTTACAGTTAGGGACAAGTAATAAGGCACATGCAGAAATAAGTAgatgaaacaaaagaagaaataaaagtgccAAAGAAAAATCCTGATCAGTGATCATGAGAGGAGAGTTTTTACATCAACTTTCTTGTCTCAAAATAagctgtaattttttaaagagcagagGACAATGTCATATCTATTTTGATATTACCTACTGTCTAACAGCACAGTATTGGTGGTCTACCGGTCAAGATGTGGTGCTCTCACTTCCAGTTCATTTCCTGGTccgggaaccacaccacccatctgtcagtcgtcatactgtgatggctgcaagttgctgtgaggctgaaagctatgccaatggtatttcaaataccagcagggtcacccagagTGGAAGgatttcagcggagcttccagactaagacagactaggaagaaggacatgaccacctacttccaaaaaaactggcgATGAGAACCCTAGGAACAGCAGTGGAGCACTagctgatacagcgctggaaggtgagaggatggagcaaaaagaccagacagggttctgctctgctgcacacacagtcgctaggagtcagaactgACTCAACGGCAGTGTCAACAACAAAACAGCATAGTGTacaaaatgttgaataaatttttgttgcaaAAATTGGTATCAATGCCAAAACTGGGAAACTAAAATAATTCCTTCTAACCACATCATTTGGCTTCCAGCCCCTAAGAAGTTGGAAAAAGGGTAAAATCAGTgagttttttagaaaaattattacagtgaatattcaataaaatgaagAGCAATTTTTGGCTAATGGTCAGCATGACAAAATAGTAGCCAATTAAAAAACTTATATAtgataatacaaaaatattgctCCTTGCCTCCTCTCGCCCTGAGCCCCAACCCCACTCAAGCAAGCCTCCTAAGTAAAGGCCTCCTATAGGGTGGCATGAGACAATACACACCATATAAACACTGAGCATTGTAACTGTTTCATGGTACTAGTTGCATTAGAATACATATCTATTAAAAAGTTAACATGTGAGTTAACTAGTAGTTTCTGCTAATCAGATTGCTTATacagcctttttcctttttaaactacATTTGTATAACCCTTaacacttatttattcattcattcaacaactatttatggAGCATCAACCTTGACTCAGGCACTGTTGTAGGGGCTAAGGATAAAGAGAtcaacacaaaagagaaaaaaaatccctgccctaACGGAGCTTGAGTTCTAGTTGGGGAAACagctaataaaaaaatacatcaatgcAACTAAATTGTACAGCAGGTtagagaaggataagtattaaggagaaaaataaatcagaaaggaagactgGGAATGCTTGGAGTTGGCAAGGTTGCAACGCTAAGTAAGATGGTCCAAAAAAataagtaggggccggccctgtggctgagtggtcaagttcacacactccgcttaggcagcccagggcttagccagttcgaatcctgggtgcagacatggcaccgctcgtcaagccatgccgaggcagcatcccacatgccacaaccagaaggacccacagctaaaaatacacaactatatactggggtgtggggctttgggagaaaaaggaaaaaataaacaaaaaattaaaaactgagtaGAGTGGTCAACAAAGCcacactgagaaggtgacatctgagcaaagaCCTGAGAAGGAGGTGAGGATGCAAGCGATTCAGTAGCTGGGGGGGGGAATATTCCAGGTAGAGGTAAGAGCAGTGCAAAGGCTTTATGACAGAAGCATGCCTGGTGCATTCACCAACAGTGAGGCCAGTGCAGCTAAAGCAGAGAGACTCAGGAGAACAGGAGGAGGCACCggcagaaaaaaacaagcaaggcTAGTGGGTGAGGGATGAAGCACCTCTAGAATGGTGGAGTCAGAACTCAGAAAATCTGCTCCCACATAACAGCAACGAGAACACTGGCAAAAACTGTCAACATCAATGTTTTCAGAACTCTAGAAAGAAACCAAAGACTTGCCAAAATCCCAGgagtatttattcaagaaaaacgtCTGACTCTCAGTAAGAACGAGCcctgtggcattttaacttaccCTATTCCCATTCCCCTCTTGCCGGCTCCAAGGTAGCCTTGAAAATCAGCAGCCTTGAAACGACAATCACTGTGAAACCAGCAAGCTGGCAGCCACAGGAGGGAATAAGACAGGTCTGGAGCTCCCCAAAACCCCCATCCCCAGAGAAGTCCCACCATCCGACCTATCTGGCAGCTCACTGAAAAGCTCCATCATCAGggtttgtctttatttgacctgattTGGAGCTCACTCTGTACAAACAGCCCATCCTGAGGGCATCTGTCAAAAACATCAGTGGCAATTTAACATCACAGCTGCCTGAAGCTGAGATACCAACTGGGGCTCACAAGAGGCTGACcgaaaggctttttttttttcttcttctccccaaagccccccagtacatagttgtatgttctagttgtgagtgcttctggttgtggcatgtgggacgccgcctcagcgtggcccgatgagcagtgctaggtctgcacccaggatctgaaccagtgaaaccctgggcctctggagctcagtgcacgaacttaaccacttggccacggggccaccccctgACCAAAAGACTTCAAAAAGAAATACTGGGGAATGAAAAACACCAACACATTCTGGAGACCTAGAAGGCCATGCCCAGGACAGACCTGAGAAGGCCTGAATCTGCCATGTCTGGCCAACCTTGAGGCTTTGAGCAGGCAGGAAGTAAAGGCTAATGGAGAGCTGTAAGCCACCTGCCAGAACACTGAAAACACACCCCAGCACACACACTTCACAGCCATAACTGACAAATACAGACCGAACAGAATCAGTCCCAGAAAGTCACTAAACAGacaaacagcaacaataacaaaccCTGAGTTGGGGAGAAATCTGATTTCCCAATTTgccatgtattattatttt
This genomic interval from Equus quagga isolate Etosha38 chromosome 5, UCLA_HA_Equagga_1.0, whole genome shotgun sequence contains the following:
- the PCYOX1 gene encoding prenylcysteine oxidase 1 codes for the protein MGLTARELVSSLLGLGLLLCSWGCPGSAERRAPPDKIAIIGAGIGGTSAAYYLRQKFGKDVKIDLFERGEVGGRLATLTVRGQEYEAGGSVIHPLNLHMKRFVKDLGLSTVQSYGGLMGVYNGERLVFEESSWFIINMIKLIWQYGFQSLRMHMWVEDALDKFMRIYRYQSHDYAFSSVEKLLHSLGGDEFLGMLNRTLLETLQKAGFSEKFLNEMVAPVMRVNFGQSMNINGFVGAVSMSCADSGLWAVEGGNKLVCSRLLEASKGNLIHGSVMYIEEKTRTKQMGNPTKMYEVVYQTGSETRSDFYDIVLVATPLNRKMSNITFLNFDPPIEEFHQYYQHIVTTLIKGQLNSTIFTSRHLDEFDLSTILTTDSSDLFINSIGIVSSVRENNPQPSKGGTYVWKIFSQEILTKEQILKLFLSYDYAVKQPWLAYPHYKPPEKCPPIVLHDRLYYLNGIEFAASAMEMSAIAAHNAALLAYHRWNEHAHMIDQEDLYEKLKTEL